One stretch of Microvirga lotononidis DNA includes these proteins:
- a CDS encoding PD40 domain-containing protein: MLLSVQTVARPTIADIQTRISTNAGGVEGNSDSYYAQFSPDGRYVAFESFASNLVASDFNNDYDIFLKDLTTGTIIRLSTDAGGAEADRGSFTACFTPDGHYVMFTSNASNLVEGDTNNSSDIFLKNLTTGAITRLSTNAAGAQANDSSYGAQFSPDGRYLVFHSTASNLVEGDTNFRSDIFLKDLTTGAITRLSTNAAGAQANASSYNAQFSPDGRYLVFESASSNLVEGDTNSSYDIFLKDLVTGAITRLSTSAAGAQADSSSDSARFSPDGRYVLFESSASNLVEGDTNNSSDIFLKDLVTDAVTCLSTDATGAQVNGSSSSARFSSDGRSVVFESDASNLVAGDTNGTSDIFLKDLTTGAITRLSTAAAGVEADRGSYNAQFSLDGRYVIFESGGSNLVAGDTNGRYDIFRVDLLYKAHAAAIAEGRFVEATLNVGNASRVSIAWGDGSSSLVSPTAGRATFNHAYASPGSKQAVVTLVEGALTWTVAHILDLGAGTLVRNTALADTLSGGAGSDALAGDAFRNILIGAAGADRLDGAAGDDRLLGGLGRDSLSGGAGKDVFVFAERDTGATKSKADLILDFSGKAGDRIDLSGIDANTRKKGDQKFVFIGSKAFSKAGELRVEKAKKETYIYLNTDNDKAAEAVIKLKGAIDLSKGWFVL, translated from the coding sequence ATGCTCCTGTCCGTGCAAACCGTCGCCCGCCCCACCATTGCCGACATCCAGACGCGGATCTCGACTAACGCGGGTGGGGTGGAAGGAAACAGCGACAGTTACTATGCCCAGTTCAGCCCGGATGGCCGCTACGTGGCGTTTGAAAGCTTTGCTTCGAACTTGGTCGCCAGCGACTTCAACAACGACTACGATATCTTCCTCAAGGACCTGACCACCGGCACGATCATCCGCCTGTCCACCGACGCGGGCGGTGCGGAAGCAGATCGTGGCAGCTTCACCGCCTGTTTCACTCCCGATGGTCACTACGTGATGTTCACAAGCAATGCCTCCAACCTGGTCGAAGGTGACACCAACAATAGCTCCGACATTTTTCTCAAGAACCTGACCACCGGCGCGATCACCCGCCTGTCGACCAATGCCGCCGGCGCGCAAGCCAACGACAGCAGCTACGGCGCGCAGTTCAGCCCGGACGGGCGCTACCTGGTGTTCCATAGCACCGCCTCCAACCTGGTCGAAGGCGACACCAACTTTCGCTCTGACATTTTCCTCAAGGACCTCACTACCGGCGCGATCACCCGCCTGTCGACCAACGCGGCAGGCGCACAAGCGAATGCCAGCAGCTACAATGCCCAGTTCAGCCCAGACGGGCGCTATCTGGTGTTCGAGAGCGCGTCCTCCAACCTGGTTGAAGGTGATACCAACAGCAGCTACGATATCTTCCTCAAGGACCTCGTCACCGGCGCCATCACGCGCCTGTCCACCAGTGCCGCCGGAGCGCAAGCAGATAGCAGCAGCGACAGCGCCCGGTTCAGCCCGGACGGGCGCTACGTCCTGTTCGAAAGCAGCGCTTCCAACCTGGTCGAAGGTGACACCAACAATAGCTCCGACATCTTCCTCAAGGACTTGGTCACCGACGCGGTCACGTGTTTGTCCACCGATGCGACCGGCGCGCAAGTCAACGGCAGCAGCTCCAGCGCCCGGTTCAGTTCGGACGGGCGTTCCGTGGTGTTCGAAAGCGATGCCTCCAACTTGGTCGCCGGTGATACCAATGGCACCTCCGACATCTTCCTCAAGGACCTGACCACCGGTGCGATCACCCGTCTGTCGACCGCTGCGGCCGGCGTGGAAGCAGATCGTGGTAGCTACAATGCCCAGTTCAGCCTCGATGGACGCTATGTGATCTTCGAGAGTGGTGGCTCCAACCTGGTCGCCGGGGACACCAACGGGCGTTACGACATCTTCCGGGTCGACCTGCTGTACAAGGCGCATGCGGCCGCCATCGCCGAGGGCCGCTTCGTCGAGGCGACGCTGAACGTCGGCAATGCCTCCCGCGTCAGCATCGCCTGGGGCGACGGCTCCAGCAGCCTCGTGTCCCCCACCGCCGGGCGCGCCACGTTCAACCACGCCTATGCCAGCCCCGGCAGCAAGCAGGCCGTGGTCACCCTGGTCGAGGGCGCCCTCACCTGGACCGTGGCCCACATTCTCGATCTCGGCGCCGGCACCCTGGTGCGCAACACGGCCCTTGCCGACACCCTCTCGGGCGGCGCCGGCAGCGATGCCCTCGCCGGCGACGCCTTCCGCAACATCCTCATCGGCGCGGCCGGTGCCGACCGGCTCGACGGCGCGGCCGGCGACGACCGGCTCCTGGGCGGGCTCGGGCGGGACAGCCTCAGCGGCGGGGCCGGCAAGGACGTGTTCGTGTTCGCCGAGCGCGACACCGGCGCGACCAAGAGCAAGGCCGACCTCATCCTCGACTTCTCGGGCAAGGCCGGCGACCGCATCGACCTGTCGGGCATCGATGCCAACACCCGGAAGAAGGGCGATCAGAAGTTCGTCTTCATCGGCAGCAAGGCCTTCAGCAAGGCCGGCGAGCTTCGCGTCGAGAAGGCGAAGAAGGAAACCTACATCTACCTCAACACCGACAACGACAAGGCCGCGGAGGCCGTGATCAAGCTCAAGGGCGCGATCGACCTCAGCAAAGGATGGTTCGTCCTGTAA
- a CDS encoding Bug family tripartite tricarboxylate transporter substrate binding protein: protein MTTSVTRRLALGLVAGAALFATAASAQDFPNRIIKMVVPYPAGGPTDVIARIVAEEMGKDLGQNVIVENLAGASGAVGTRAVAKAEPDGYTIVFGNNQTHGNNMFLLKEPGYDAVKDFAPLAGAGAFEHVFVVRNDLPAKTIPELIEIAKKDPGKLNYGSTGVGSGSHLATELFMTRTGTKMTHVPFRGAAPLVTEIMAGRIDVSNSTLPSVLSQFQAGQMRAIGIASPQRNPQAPDVPTLREQGITDADAESWAAFFAPVNTPKPVLDKLSGTIIAILNKPDVKERITKLGFTLNVRDPEAFKPYLAKEIQTWAEIIKAASIKAE, encoded by the coding sequence ATGACCACTTCCGTCACCCGCCGCCTCGCGCTCGGCCTCGTCGCCGGCGCGGCCCTCTTCGCCACCGCAGCCTCCGCCCAGGACTTCCCGAACCGCATCATCAAGATGGTGGTACCCTACCCGGCCGGCGGACCGACCGACGTGATCGCCCGCATCGTCGCGGAGGAGATGGGCAAGGATCTCGGCCAGAACGTGATCGTCGAGAACCTGGCCGGCGCCTCGGGCGCCGTCGGCACCCGCGCGGTCGCCAAGGCGGAGCCCGACGGCTACACTATCGTGTTCGGCAACAACCAGACGCACGGGAACAACATGTTCCTGCTGAAGGAGCCGGGCTACGACGCGGTGAAGGACTTCGCCCCGCTCGCGGGCGCGGGCGCCTTCGAGCACGTCTTCGTGGTCAGGAACGACCTTCCGGCCAAGACCATTCCCGAGCTGATCGAGATCGCCAAGAAGGATCCGGGCAAGCTGAACTACGGCTCGACCGGCGTCGGCTCCGGCTCGCATCTGGCGACCGAGCTGTTCATGACCCGAACGGGCACCAAGATGACCCATGTGCCATTCCGGGGCGCCGCCCCTCTGGTGACGGAGATCATGGCGGGCCGCATCGACGTGTCGAACTCGACCCTGCCCAGCGTCCTGTCTCAGTTCCAGGCCGGCCAGATGCGCGCCATCGGCATCGCCAGCCCGCAGCGCAACCCGCAGGCTCCGGACGTCCCGACCCTGCGCGAGCAGGGCATCACCGATGCGGACGCGGAATCCTGGGCCGCCTTCTTCGCGCCGGTGAACACGCCGAAGCCCGTGCTTGACAAGCTCTCTGGCACGATCATCGCGATCCTCAACAAGCCCGACGTGAAGGAGCGCATCACCAAGCTCGGCTTCACCCTGAACGTGCGCGATCCGGAAGCGTTCAAGCCCTATCTCGCCAAGGAGATCCAGACCTGGGCCGAGATCATCAAGGCGGCGAGCATCAAGGCCGAGTGA
- a CDS encoding pyridoxal phosphate-dependent aminotransferase, which yields MGFLSDALSRIKPSATIVITQKARDLKAQGRDVISLSVGEPDFDTPDNIKEAAIAAIRRGETKYTPVSGIVPLREAISRKFKRENGLDYKPSQTIVSTGGKQVIYNALLATLNPGDEVIIPAPYWVSYPEMVGLCGGKPVFVDCTMEHNFKLQPEPLERAITPRTKWIILNSPSNPTGAAYTRAEMKAITDVLMRHPHVWVLTDDMYEHLTYGDFEFVTPAQVEPNLYERTLTMNGVSKAYAMTGWRIGYAAGPDHLIKAMDFVQGQQTSGAASISQWAAVEALDGPQDHLKVFRKAFEERRDLVVSMLNQSKYLKCPMPEGAFYVYPSCAEAIGRTAPSGKVLKTDEDFVSELLEAEGVAAVHGSAFGLGPNFRISYATSNAALEDACNRIQRFCGSLR from the coding sequence ATGGGCTTTTTGTCTGACGCCCTTTCCCGCATCAAGCCGTCTGCCACCATCGTCATCACGCAGAAAGCGCGGGATCTGAAAGCTCAGGGGCGGGACGTGATCAGCCTCTCCGTCGGCGAGCCGGATTTCGACACGCCGGACAACATCAAGGAAGCGGCCATCGCGGCCATCCGCCGCGGCGAGACCAAGTACACGCCGGTCTCCGGCATCGTGCCGCTTCGCGAGGCGATTTCCCGCAAGTTCAAGCGCGAGAACGGCCTCGATTACAAGCCCTCGCAGACCATCGTGTCCACGGGCGGCAAGCAGGTGATCTACAACGCGCTCCTCGCCACCCTGAACCCGGGCGACGAGGTCATCATCCCGGCGCCGTACTGGGTATCCTATCCTGAGATGGTGGGCCTGTGCGGCGGCAAGCCCGTCTTCGTCGACTGCACTATGGAGCACAACTTCAAGCTCCAGCCGGAGCCGCTCGAGCGCGCCATCACGCCCAGGACCAAGTGGATCATCCTCAACTCGCCGTCGAACCCGACCGGTGCCGCCTATACCCGCGCCGAGATGAAGGCGATCACCGACGTGCTGATGCGCCATCCGCATGTGTGGGTGCTCACCGACGACATGTACGAGCACCTGACCTACGGCGATTTCGAGTTCGTCACGCCGGCCCAGGTCGAGCCGAACCTCTACGAGCGCACGCTCACCATGAACGGCGTGTCGAAGGCCTATGCCATGACGGGCTGGCGCATCGGTTACGCGGCCGGTCCCGATCACCTCATCAAGGCCATGGATTTCGTGCAGGGCCAGCAGACCTCCGGAGCCGCCTCGATCTCGCAATGGGCCGCCGTGGAAGCCCTCGACGGGCCGCAGGATCACCTCAAGGTGTTCCGGAAGGCCTTCGAGGAGCGTCGCGACCTGGTGGTCTCGATGCTCAACCAGTCGAAATACCTGAAGTGCCCGATGCCGGAAGGCGCGTTCTACGTCTATCCGTCCTGCGCGGAGGCCATCGGCAGGACCGCGCCCTCGGGCAAGGTGCTGAAGACCGACGAGGACTTCGTGTCCGAGCTGCTCGAGGCCGAGGGCGTCGCGGCGGTGCACGGCTCGGCCTTCGGCCTCGGCCCGAACTTCCGCATCTCCTATGCCACGTCCAACGCGGCGCTGGAGGATGCCTGCAACCGCATCCAGCGCTTCTGCGGATCGCTTCGGTGA
- a CDS encoding VOC family protein translates to MPHHQGRLIDHVHLRVSDLEASRRFYRAVLKAVGREFTSESPTHFACDELWVDRADGPVSRVHLAFQAPDREAVHAFHAAALSHGGRDNGGPGERSYHLGYYAAFAFDPDGHNIEAVYHGPTERSAESVVVSRKA, encoded by the coding sequence ATGCCTCACCATCAGGGCCGCCTCATCGATCACGTTCACCTGCGCGTATCCGATCTCGAAGCCAGCCGCCGCTTCTACCGGGCCGTCCTCAAGGCTGTCGGCCGCGAGTTCACCTCGGAGAGCCCGACCCATTTCGCCTGCGACGAGCTGTGGGTGGACCGGGCGGACGGGCCGGTCTCCCGGGTCCATCTCGCCTTCCAGGCACCAGACAGGGAGGCCGTTCACGCGTTCCACGCGGCCGCCCTCTCCCATGGCGGGCGCGACAACGGCGGGCCGGGAGAACGGTCCTATCACCTGGGCTATTATGCCGCCTTTGCCTTCGATCCGGACGGGCACAATATCGAGGCCGTCTACCACGGGCCGACGGAGCGCTCGGCGGAGTCGGTCGTGGTGAGCCGCAAAGCTTGA